One part of the bacterium (Candidatus Blackallbacteria) CG13_big_fil_rev_8_21_14_2_50_49_14 genome encodes these proteins:
- a CDS encoding 23S rRNA (uracil(1939)-C(5))-methyltransferase RlmD yields MKKHEILELEIKGLGPAGQGLAQHKDWQVLVPYAQPGQKVAARILKRRQKKAEARLTEVLETRPDQIKPACAHFGQPPTEAGTGCGGCIWQSASYALQLEWKHQIVTQLLSPLLGPEMQIQPVLPSPQIWGYRNKFELSFGDKIYLSDENYQRFRAAGEPLPRGSYLGFHVPGSFGTLVDITSCQLMPEPLRKLHQLVREVLPALGGEVYSPRFHTGYWRHLVLRHGVRSGDLMLHLNTAAGHAPDWSLLLEKLASFEFPGTQIRSVLHSEHTGDAQIVGYQPVTVLQGEALIQDSLCGLDFEISPYAFFQTNTQAAEVLYTQIQKMAAQVQARTIYDLYSGTGTIGMVLSGQAEQVFGIEEIESAVADAKKNAARNQIQNCHFQAGKVEHLLPELIEKHPADLVIIDPPRAGLHPKALKTLLQLQAPALIYVSCNPAALARDLETLLPLYQVEAIQPVDLFPQTGHIETILSLRLKNP; encoded by the coding sequence ATGAAAAAACATGAAATTCTGGAACTGGAAATCAAGGGTCTGGGTCCGGCAGGTCAAGGCTTGGCCCAGCACAAGGACTGGCAGGTGCTGGTGCCCTATGCCCAGCCCGGACAAAAAGTAGCAGCCCGAATTCTCAAACGCCGACAGAAAAAGGCAGAAGCCCGACTGACGGAAGTATTGGAAACCCGCCCGGATCAAATCAAGCCTGCCTGTGCCCATTTTGGGCAACCGCCAACAGAAGCAGGAACCGGTTGTGGGGGCTGCATTTGGCAATCTGCCAGCTATGCTTTGCAACTGGAGTGGAAACACCAGATTGTTACGCAGCTCTTAAGCCCCCTGCTCGGCCCAGAAATGCAGATTCAGCCGGTCTTGCCCAGCCCTCAGATTTGGGGTTATCGCAATAAGTTTGAACTCAGCTTTGGCGATAAAATCTACCTCTCAGACGAAAACTACCAGCGCTTCCGGGCAGCGGGAGAACCACTTCCACGTGGCTCCTATCTGGGTTTTCACGTGCCGGGCTCCTTCGGTACCCTGGTGGATATCACAAGCTGTCAGCTCATGCCTGAACCACTGCGCAAACTGCATCAACTGGTGCGGGAAGTTTTACCCGCTTTGGGGGGAGAAGTCTACAGCCCCCGCTTTCATACAGGCTATTGGCGCCATCTGGTTTTACGCCACGGGGTACGCAGCGGCGATCTGATGCTGCATTTAAATACCGCCGCCGGCCATGCCCCCGATTGGTCACTGCTTTTAGAGAAATTAGCGTCTTTTGAGTTTCCTGGCACCCAAATCCGCAGCGTGCTTCACAGCGAACATACCGGTGATGCTCAAATCGTGGGCTACCAACCGGTAACCGTTTTGCAAGGAGAAGCCCTGATTCAGGACAGCCTCTGTGGCCTGGATTTTGAGATCTCGCCCTATGCATTTTTTCAAACCAATACCCAAGCTGCAGAAGTGCTTTATACCCAAATCCAAAAAATGGCAGCCCAGGTTCAAGCTCGCACCATTTACGATCTCTACAGTGGAACCGGCACCATTGGCATGGTTTTATCAGGTCAGGCCGAGCAGGTCTTTGGCATTGAAGAAATCGAATCGGCTGTGGCAGATGCCAAAAAAAATGCAGCGCGCAACCAAATTCAAAACTGCCATTTTCAAGCAGGCAAAGTAGAACATCTCCTGCCTGAGTTGATCGAAAAACATCCCGCCGATCTCGTGATTATTGACCCTCCACGAGCAGGTTTACACCCCAAAGCCTTAAAAACGCTCTTGCAGCTTCAAGCCCCGGCCTTGATCTATGTCTCCTGCAACCCCGCTGCCTTGGCCCGCGATCTTGAAACCCTGCTGCCTCTTTACCAAGTAGAAGCCATTCAACCTGTCGATTTGTTCCCTCAAACAGGCCATATTGAAACCATTCTCAGCCTGCGCTTGAAAAACCCGTAA
- a CDS encoding transcription termination factor Rho — MRRNNNNNRPFKKRHPQQHHHPHHTARPQESYPEPDLSILMDKTLKDLYDIARGLSIHNPLKLRKSDLALRIAQAQEARANTRKGILEIMPEGYGFLRVNGYFPSSDDVYISQAQIKRFRLQTGHNLVGQIRPAKEGEKYASLVKIDSVNDLEPEKIQHLRPFDSLIPVYPEGQIMLETPRHDLSMRLMDIFSPIGRGQRGLIVSPPKAGKTTLLKGIAHAIEANHPDIVLIALLIDERPEEVTDFERSIKGEVVASTFDRLPEHHTRITELVLEKAKRLVEAGRDVVILLDSITRMSRAYNLIIPPSGRTLSGGLDPNAMHSPKRFFGAARKVEFGGSLTILATALVDTGSRMDEVIFEEFKGTGNMELRLDRKLAERRLFPAIDIKLSGTRKEEILLGSDVLRKEHLLRRMLSNADTVEATEFILERFKKSKTNDEFLQTIVDDSLNPL, encoded by the coding sequence ATGAGACGGAATAACAACAATAACAGGCCCTTCAAGAAGCGCCATCCGCAACAGCACCACCATCCGCATCATACAGCCCGGCCTCAGGAATCCTACCCAGAGCCGGATCTCTCTATCCTCATGGATAAGACCCTGAAAGATCTCTATGATATCGCCCGGGGACTGTCAATTCACAACCCTCTGAAACTTCGAAAAAGTGATCTCGCGCTGCGTATTGCCCAGGCCCAAGAAGCCAGAGCGAATACGCGCAAAGGAATTCTCGAAATCATGCCCGAAGGCTATGGTTTTTTGCGCGTAAACGGTTATTTCCCAAGTTCTGATGATGTTTATATCTCTCAAGCCCAGATCAAACGCTTCAGACTGCAAACAGGCCACAACCTGGTGGGTCAGATTCGCCCTGCCAAAGAGGGAGAAAAATACGCCAGTCTGGTCAAGATTGACTCTGTCAACGATCTGGAACCCGAAAAAATTCAGCATCTGCGCCCCTTTGACAGCCTGATTCCGGTTTACCCCGAAGGCCAGATTATGCTCGAAACCCCCCGCCATGATTTATCGATGCGCTTAATGGATATTTTCAGCCCGATTGGACGGGGGCAACGTGGCTTGATCGTTTCACCGCCCAAAGCCGGTAAAACCACCCTGCTCAAAGGCATTGCCCACGCCATTGAAGCCAATCACCCTGATATTGTGCTGATTGCACTGCTGATCGACGAACGCCCTGAAGAAGTCACCGATTTCGAGCGTTCGATCAAAGGCGAAGTCGTCGCCTCAACCTTCGATCGCCTGCCCGAGCACCATACCCGCATTACTGAACTGGTACTGGAAAAGGCCAAACGTCTGGTCGAAGCGGGGCGCGATGTGGTCATTCTCTTAGATTCGATTACCCGCATGAGCCGTGCCTATAACCTGATTATCCCCCCCAGTGGCCGTACCCTTTCAGGCGGTTTGGATCCCAATGCTATGCATTCTCCCAAGCGCTTTTTTGGGGCCGCCCGTAAAGTGGAATTTGGCGGCAGTCTGACCATTCTCGCCACCGCACTGGTAGATACCGGCAGCCGCATGGACGAAGTGATCTTCGAAGAATTCAAAGGCACCGGCAATATGGAGCTGCGTCTTGATCGTAAACTGGCCGAGCGCCGCCTCTTCCCCGCAATAGATATCAAGCTCTCTGGCACCCGCAAAGAAGAGATCTTGCTCGGCAGCGATGTCTTGCGCAAAGAACACCTCTTGCGGCGTATGCTTTCCAATGCAGATACTGTGGAAGCCACCGAATTCATTCTGGAACGCTTTAAAAAGAGCAAAACCAATGATGAGTTCCTGCAAACCATTGTTGATGACAGCCTGAACCCGCTTTAA